One region of Drosophila kikkawai strain 14028-0561.14 chromosome 2R, DkikHiC1v2, whole genome shotgun sequence genomic DNA includes:
- the LOC108076524 gene encoding uncharacterized protein, translating into MSFNLDKTQIEDLEEAFKMHDLDGNGTISPHEMRLVLISVGHENTESELYDLISTVGLERNANINLPEFMQMMAPRLATVDSDEKLTKTFQLFDRDGDGYVTNMDVRALMVMMGVVVNDADLRDICSEVDMDHDGRISLRDFLNFMRSPL; encoded by the coding sequence ATGTCATTTAACCTGGACAAGACCCAGATCGAAGATCTGGAGGAGGCCTTCAAGATGCACGATCTGGATGGCAATGGCACCATCTCACCGCATGAGATGCGTCTAGTTTTAATTTCCGTGGGTCACGAGAACACGGAATCAGAACTATACGATCTCATTAGTACGGTGGGTCTCGAAAGGAATGCGAATATAAATTTGCCAGAGTTCATGCAAATGATGGCGCCCCGACTGGCCACAGTGGACAGTGACGAGAAACTGACCAAGACCTTTCAGCTCTTCGATCGCGACGGTGATGGCTATGTGACCAATATGGATGTGCGTGCCTTAATGGTTATGATGGGCGTGGTTGTGAACGATGCGGATCTCAGGGATATATGCAGTGAGGTCGATATGGACCACGATGGCCGCATAAGTCTGCGTGACTTTTTGAACTTCATGCGTAGCCCCCTATAA